In Bythopirellula goksoeyrii, a single window of DNA contains:
- a CDS encoding type II secretion system protein → MSRQKHAFTLIELVVVILILGILAGVGAPKLFKTSGAATENGLRQTLSIIRDGIELYSADNAGTYPACATDGVADFQVSMKNYIRGTFPKSPVGTGDNLITVSAADPLVADNATGWMYNTTTGEFICNCTTATPTNPAVTYDDL, encoded by the coding sequence ATGTCTCGCCAGAAACATGCATTTACACTGATTGAACTTGTGGTGGTGATCTTGATTTTAGGAATACTCGCTGGTGTGGGAGCGCCTAAATTGTTCAAGACTTCCGGTGCTGCCACAGAGAATGGTCTCCGACAGACGTTGTCGATCATTCGAGATGGTATCGAACTTTATTCAGCCGATAATGCCGGTACCTATCCTGCCTGTGCGACCGATGGTGTGGCAGATTTTCAGGTCTCGATGAAAAACTATATTCGCGGAACGTTTCCAAAGAGCCCCGTGGGTACTGGAGACAATTTGATCACAGTCTCAGCTGCTGATCCTCTTGTAGCGGACAATGCGACTGGATGGATGTACAACACAACCACAGGCGAATTCATTTGCAATTGCACAACGGCAACTCCAACGAACCCCGCAGTCACCTATGACGACCTGTAA
- a CDS encoding sensor histidine kinase, producing MLVRRPNLGLPRRVVAYYLLFCIVAVTWLAAGVLITTHSVLSSRNIGTCLARLDKLSAAIELEYLRNGTENLQALLLRAKAESRLDYCAIVSNDGLYCAHTQASLIDQEAAELEGSHLQWGGFKGVSFVNSNGSKISEYRLPLAANKQPVGMLHIGVVEPDIWQTMAAVAPLAPVAILVPLALVALGAIVLSRLTSPLDEVSKQLQQIAALPLGSTEQVSSIRVGDATSLGWNRLVDLVHRNQEGPDNRTLEARLAEATVSRRASQDREILESIPDGVAMTDIEGRITFANRAVAALLGENFAEGASIQELLRDIDEKAQEIALAGQDGRPAVCEILRQGSLADRIIRVSRQGLDSSQQPGQVWCLRDITQQKLSEKMRDQFIDTATHELRTPLSNIKAYAETLVTCDEIDVEQQKEFCNIINSEVTRLARFVDDLLSISSMEMGSLTIERQKVDTERLFEEVLEKIEPLVQKKNITFSSELPEKMPEIKIDKDKIVAVLVNLLGNAVKYTPEGGHVTLRVKIEHSMLDFAIEDTGVGIAEEELPKVFDKFFRSADPRIQEETGTGLGLSLAHEVVQMHGGEITVESVLNQGTTFLVSIPLEGAS from the coding sequence ATGTTAGTTCGTCGTCCCAATCTGGGTTTGCCGCGCAGAGTCGTTGCCTACTATTTGCTGTTTTGCATAGTAGCAGTGACTTGGTTGGCTGCTGGGGTGCTGATCACGACCCATTCAGTGCTGAGTAGCAGGAACATTGGCACTTGCCTGGCACGACTGGACAAACTTTCCGCGGCAATTGAACTCGAATATCTGCGCAATGGAACGGAGAATCTGCAGGCACTGTTGCTCCGTGCAAAAGCCGAGTCGAGACTTGACTACTGTGCCATCGTTTCAAACGATGGACTTTATTGTGCGCATACTCAAGCAAGCTTGATTGATCAAGAGGCAGCTGAGCTCGAAGGAAGTCATCTGCAGTGGGGTGGATTCAAGGGAGTTAGCTTCGTGAACTCCAATGGATCAAAGATCAGTGAATACCGCTTGCCTCTGGCGGCCAACAAGCAGCCGGTAGGGATGCTTCATATAGGAGTCGTCGAGCCGGACATCTGGCAAACTATGGCGGCAGTGGCTCCGCTTGCACCGGTAGCCATCCTTGTACCTCTCGCACTAGTTGCCCTCGGCGCTATAGTTCTCTCTCGCTTGACTAGCCCCCTCGATGAAGTCAGCAAACAACTTCAACAGATCGCAGCACTGCCCCTCGGAAGCACTGAGCAAGTCTCCTCTATCCGTGTCGGAGATGCCACCTCATTAGGCTGGAATCGCCTGGTAGATTTGGTTCATCGCAATCAGGAGGGACCTGATAATCGAACGCTTGAAGCAAGACTCGCGGAAGCGACTGTCTCGCGACGTGCTAGCCAGGACAGAGAGATTCTAGAGAGTATTCCCGATGGTGTCGCTATGACCGACATCGAAGGACGGATCACCTTTGCGAATCGAGCCGTCGCTGCGTTGCTCGGCGAAAACTTTGCCGAAGGTGCCTCGATTCAGGAGCTACTTCGAGACATCGATGAGAAAGCACAAGAAATTGCACTGGCCGGCCAAGATGGTCGCCCTGCGGTTTGTGAGATCCTTCGTCAAGGGAGCTTAGCGGATCGTATTATTCGAGTATCGAGACAAGGGTTGGACAGTTCCCAGCAGCCAGGGCAGGTCTGGTGTTTAAGGGATATTACTCAACAAAAGCTTTCCGAGAAAATGCGGGATCAATTCATCGACACGGCAACCCATGAGCTGCGCACACCCTTGTCCAATATCAAAGCCTATGCAGAGACGCTGGTCACGTGTGACGAGATCGATGTCGAGCAGCAGAAGGAATTCTGCAATATCATCAACAGCGAAGTTACCCGATTAGCACGCTTTGTTGATGACCTGCTAAGCATAAGCAGCATGGAAATGGGATCTCTCACGATTGAACGTCAGAAAGTTGATACAGAACGGCTTTTTGAAGAGGTGCTAGAGAAGATCGAGCCATTGGTGCAAAAGAAGAATATTACTTTTTCTAGCGAACTCCCCGAAAAGATGCCTGAAATCAAGATTGACAAAGACAAGATTGTAGCCGTATTGGTCAACCTTCTGGGCAATGCGGTCAAATACACCCCCGAAGGAGGCCATGTCACCTTGAGAGTAAAAATCGAACATTCCATGCTCGATTTTGCCATCGAGGACACGGGAGTAGGAATCGCAGAAGAAGAGTTGCCGAAAGTCTTCGACAAGTTCTTCCGAAGTGCCGACCCACGTATACAGGAGGAAACGGGAACGGGCCTGGGACTCTCTCTGGCGCATGAGGTAGTCCAGATGCATGGGGGAGAAATCACCGTCGAAAGCGTCCTCAATCAGGGAACCACTTTCTTGGTCTCTATCCCACTGGAAGGAGCATCCTGA
- a CDS encoding PulJ/GspJ family protein: MQRHAFTLIELTVALAASTILVAGLASSLYISSQALNVNASQKTRTAAVVLHDLATDLNKAVEFSERTATALTFTVPDRNGDSAPEVIRYAWTGTPGDPLTYQYNGGTVVNIATDVQSFNTTALTRDMVAESLVTPVASNVVFEEMTSAKLASNGSSIAITKPPGTTQGDLLIAAVATDGNVTSSLVGPSGWNLITIGPSGGSIRQTLGVWWKIASSSEPGSYQFNWALSEQAYGWVMRFKGHDATSPINAFAMESGYAILTAPSPAVVSSVDNALILRLAGFDSYPITLNVLGLVGHSLITMDSSSTSSSATSGGAGYMQQSTAGNSGASAFTLVGAEEFTSVTIAIAPEVNP, from the coding sequence ATGCAACGACATGCGTTTACCTTGATTGAGCTAACGGTTGCCCTCGCGGCAAGTACGATACTTGTGGCTGGACTGGCGTCGTCACTCTATATTTCCAGTCAAGCACTCAACGTAAACGCGTCGCAGAAAACACGCACAGCGGCTGTCGTACTGCATGATCTGGCGACCGATCTCAACAAAGCGGTCGAGTTTTCCGAGCGTACTGCTACGGCACTCACCTTCACCGTGCCTGACCGCAATGGCGACAGTGCTCCTGAAGTCATCCGATATGCCTGGACGGGTACTCCCGGAGATCCTCTCACCTATCAGTACAACGGCGGTACGGTTGTCAACATCGCCACCGATGTGCAAAGTTTCAATACGACTGCTCTCACACGAGATATGGTAGCCGAATCACTGGTTACGCCTGTTGCGAGCAACGTCGTATTCGAGGAAATGACATCCGCAAAACTAGCGAGCAATGGCAGTTCGATTGCGATTACGAAGCCACCAGGGACCACCCAGGGAGATTTGCTGATTGCAGCTGTTGCTACCGATGGCAATGTTACTTCGTCTCTTGTTGGACCCTCTGGGTGGAATCTCATCACAATTGGCCCTTCAGGAGGATCCATCCGACAAACTCTCGGCGTATGGTGGAAGATTGCGTCTAGTAGTGAACCTGGGAGTTATCAATTCAATTGGGCTCTGAGTGAGCAAGCTTATGGATGGGTTATGCGTTTCAAGGGTCACGATGCAACAAGCCCAATCAACGCCTTCGCCATGGAATCTGGTTACGCAATACTCACAGCACCAAGTCCAGCAGTTGTCAGCTCCGTAGACAACGCATTGATACTGCGACTTGCAGGCTTCGACAGTTATCCCATCACACTTAACGTACTCGGTTTAGTTGGGCATAGTCTGATCACCATGGATTCGAGCAGCACAAGCTCGAGCGCAACGTCCGGTGGAGCAGGCTATATGCAACAAAGCACTGCAGGCAATAGTGGGGCTTCAGCCTTCACGCTCGTAGGTGCTGAGGAATTCACCAGCGTTACTATCGCGATAGCACCCGAGGTGAATCCATGA
- a CDS encoding HD-GYP domain-containing protein, which yields MTTELADIPLSEATESRQLRELEDACGMRFDTWTNSGDKWVCSSGGMESTALDEDSIQEICLTVRSTRRLATMNIDTGATLVAIPWKDPETRVPRVLTGVVDTDSLQLLLFSIKQTLKVEQQLEELEGLREENSVFLRQVTEDFEELTFLRSMAEHLTLENNNQGLTQLTNYTLSLLGQLVGIEQLYFLENVKGKSEVRASWGASSKTNQALANWQIEAVTDSVSGQLNGRPLVRNQIKPLELGYGIRTVQELIIVPVSTTLTRIGWLVAINRNELDSENSTDARWVLSQNELGSRETSLLTTAAAMLGSHSNNLSLFEEREKLLVNVVRALVSAIDSRDPYTCGHSERVALYARRLAVEIGLGEDVCERIYLTGLLHDLGKIGIQDSVLKKDGPLTSEEFAEIQQHPELGWSILQGLEQLDYVLPGVLHHHERFDGQGYPDNLRGDETPLEGRLLAVVDAFDAMTSNRTYRPGMPLEKAINILAEGAGTQWDADLVDAFLRILPDIQEIRESYSRPPLPKRTQRASSALEQEISENSVAV from the coding sequence ATGACAACCGAACTTGCAGACATTCCGCTGAGTGAAGCGACTGAGTCGCGTCAACTCCGCGAATTGGAAGATGCTTGTGGTATGCGATTCGATACTTGGACGAACAGCGGCGATAAATGGGTATGTTCGTCTGGAGGCATGGAGTCCACTGCACTTGATGAAGATTCTATTCAAGAGATCTGTTTGACAGTTCGCAGCACTCGGCGACTTGCGACAATGAACATCGACACGGGCGCTACTCTTGTGGCGATTCCCTGGAAGGATCCAGAAACGAGAGTCCCCCGGGTCCTCACTGGAGTAGTGGATACCGATTCGCTCCAATTATTATTGTTTTCAATTAAACAGACTCTCAAAGTGGAACAGCAGCTTGAAGAGTTGGAAGGACTTCGTGAAGAAAACTCCGTTTTCCTGCGGCAAGTGACGGAAGATTTCGAGGAGCTCACTTTCCTGCGATCTATGGCTGAGCATTTAACTCTCGAAAACAACAATCAGGGCCTCACTCAGCTTACAAACTACACGTTGTCCTTGTTGGGGCAACTTGTGGGAATCGAGCAACTGTATTTCCTTGAGAACGTCAAAGGAAAGTCCGAAGTGCGTGCATCGTGGGGTGCTTCGAGTAAAACGAATCAAGCTCTTGCGAACTGGCAAATCGAAGCTGTCACCGACAGTGTGTCGGGTCAACTGAATGGCAGACCTCTGGTACGAAATCAGATTAAACCTTTGGAATTAGGCTATGGCATTCGCACAGTTCAGGAACTGATCATCGTACCGGTCTCAACGACCCTCACCCGAATAGGCTGGTTGGTCGCTATCAACCGCAACGAATTAGACTCTGAGAATTCAACGGATGCCAGATGGGTCTTAAGTCAAAACGAACTCGGCTCGCGTGAGACGTCGCTATTAACAACTGCGGCTGCGATGTTGGGATCCCATTCAAACAACCTGTCATTATTTGAAGAACGCGAAAAGCTGCTTGTCAACGTCGTTCGCGCTCTTGTATCGGCCATCGATTCGCGTGATCCCTATACCTGCGGTCACAGCGAAAGAGTCGCACTCTATGCCCGGCGCCTTGCAGTTGAGATCGGCCTTGGTGAAGACGTCTGTGAGAGAATCTATCTTACGGGACTGCTACATGATTTGGGCAAGATTGGCATACAGGACTCGGTGTTAAAAAAAGATGGCCCACTTACATCGGAAGAGTTTGCTGAAATTCAACAACATCCGGAGTTGGGGTGGAGCATTTTACAAGGCCTCGAGCAACTCGACTATGTTTTGCCCGGCGTACTCCATCACCACGAACGTTTCGATGGACAAGGGTATCCGGATAATCTCCGAGGTGATGAAACCCCGCTCGAGGGTCGCCTACTGGCCGTCGTGGATGCGTTTGATGCCATGACTTCCAATCGTACTTACCGACCGGGAATGCCCCTAGAAAAGGCGATCAATATTCTTGCCGAAGGTGCAGGAACTCAATGGGATGCAGACCTTGTTGACGCATTTCTACGAATCTTACCCGATATTCAAGAGATTCGCGAATCCTACAGCCGCCCTCCCCTACCAAAGAGAACACAACGAGCTTCTTCGGCACTCGAGCAAGAGATAAGCGAGAACAGCGTGGCAGTGTGA
- a CDS encoding pilus assembly FimT family protein: MSQPQIPARFVQRSAFSLIEMTIVLLIIGILAGIAIPKFDTALKATRARGAANLVKSDLNYARRLAQQSSSSQSVSFDAIAESYALVGVNDIDRRNQFYVVNLSDSKYDSQIDTVDFAGTSNVKFDIHGRPDNPGTIVISSGSTTETIQVNSEGQVLIQ, translated from the coding sequence ATGTCCCAACCACAGATTCCGGCCCGATTCGTGCAGCGTTCGGCATTCTCATTGATCGAAATGACAATCGTGCTATTGATCATTGGGATACTGGCTGGTATAGCAATCCCAAAATTTGATACGGCTTTGAAAGCGACTCGGGCTCGCGGTGCAGCGAACTTGGTCAAGAGCGACCTGAACTACGCACGACGTCTTGCTCAGCAGTCCAGTTCCAGCCAATCTGTCAGTTTTGATGCTATTGCCGAGAGTTATGCTCTTGTTGGCGTCAACGATATCGACCGACGAAATCAGTTCTATGTGGTCAATTTGAGCGACAGCAAGTATGACTCCCAAATTGACACGGTAGATTTTGCCGGTACCAGCAATGTCAAATTCGACATTCACGGACGTCCCGATAATCCAGGAACGATCGTAATCAGTTCCGGCAGCACAACAGAAACCATTCAAGTCAACTCCGAAGGGCAAGTGTTGATTCAGTAG
- a CDS encoding response regulator, with product MSYRALIVDDNVALARVTQFALDRAGFETQIAINGQVALELAQEKQFDVVITDQQMPVMSGIELCRALRALPSYFDCPLILLTAKGLELELPKLREEVGINGVFCKPFSPAAVVNEVNELLGAVV from the coding sequence ATGAGTTATAGAGCCCTAATTGTGGACGACAATGTCGCCTTGGCCCGCGTGACCCAGTTCGCTCTGGATCGCGCGGGTTTCGAGACACAGATTGCCATCAACGGTCAGGTGGCACTAGAACTAGCCCAGGAGAAGCAGTTTGACGTCGTGATAACCGATCAGCAGATGCCGGTCATGTCGGGTATTGAACTGTGCCGGGCCTTGCGAGCGTTGCCGAGCTATTTTGACTGCCCCTTGATTCTACTCACAGCAAAAGGCTTAGAGTTGGAATTGCCAAAGCTGCGCGAGGAGGTAGGAATTAATGGAGTTTTTTGCAAACCCTTTAGTCCCGCTGCGGTAGTCAACGAAGTGAATGAACTCTTAGGTGCTGTCGTTTAG